Proteins encoded by one window of Streptomyces sp. NBC_01571:
- the meaB gene encoding methylmalonyl Co-A mutase-associated GTPase MeaB, with protein MQDVSSLVAQAREGRPRAVARLISLVEGASPQLREVMAALAPLAGGAYVVGLTGSPGVGKSTSTSALVTAYRRQGRRVGVLAVDPSSPFSGGALLGDRVRMSEHASDPGVYIRSMATRGHLGGLAWAAPQAIRVLDAAGCDVILVETVGVGQSEVEIASRADTSVVLLAPGMGDGIQAAKAGILEIGDVYVVNKADRDGADATARELNHMLGLGESRGPGDWRPPIVKTVAARGEGIDEVVEALEKHRAWMEEHGVLAERRLARASQEVETIAVTALRRRIGDLHGDRRLSALAERIVAGELDPYRAADTLVEGLTEA; from the coding sequence ATGCAGGACGTCTCCTCGCTGGTGGCCCAGGCCAGGGAAGGCCGGCCGCGGGCCGTGGCCCGGCTGATCTCCCTGGTGGAGGGGGCGTCCCCGCAGCTGCGTGAGGTGATGGCGGCGCTGGCTCCGCTGGCCGGCGGGGCGTACGTGGTCGGGCTCACCGGGTCGCCGGGAGTCGGCAAGTCGACGTCGACCTCGGCGCTGGTGACCGCCTACCGGCGACAGGGCAGGCGGGTCGGTGTCCTGGCCGTCGACCCCTCGTCCCCGTTCTCCGGGGGCGCGCTGCTCGGCGACCGGGTCCGGATGTCCGAGCACGCCTCGGATCCCGGTGTGTACATCCGCTCGATGGCGACCCGCGGTCACCTCGGTGGGCTGGCCTGGGCGGCCCCCCAGGCGATCCGCGTCCTGGACGCGGCGGGCTGCGACGTGATCCTGGTCGAGACCGTCGGCGTGGGCCAGTCGGAGGTCGAGATCGCGTCCCGGGCGGACACCTCGGTCGTGCTGCTCGCCCCCGGCATGGGGGACGGCATCCAGGCGGCGAAGGCCGGAATCCTGGAGATCGGCGACGTGTACGTGGTCAACAAGGCCGACCGGGACGGCGCCGACGCGACCGCGCGCGAGCTGAACCACATGCTCGGCCTCGGTGAGTCCCGCGGGCCCGGGGACTGGCGCCCGCCGATCGTCAAGACGGTCGCGGCGCGCGGCGAGGGCATCGACGAGGTCGTCGAGGCCCTGGAGAAGCACCGCGCCTGGATGGAGGAGCACGGCGTCCTCGCCGAGCGCCGGCTCGCCCGGGCCTCCCAGGAGGTCGAGACGATCGCGGTCACGGCCCTGCGCCGGCGCATCGGCGACCTGCACGGCGACCGCCGCCTGAGCGCGCTGGCGGAACGGATCGTCGCCGGGGAACTCGACCCCTACCGAGCCGCCGACACGCTGGTGGAGGGCCTGACCGAGGCCTGA
- a CDS encoding IS701 family transposase has product MDEVRPRLEAFAAEMLGSLARRDQRAKGELYVRGLMLDGKRKSMQPMAERLRVDHQQLQQFVSSSTWDYVEVRRRVARWAAAHIAPEAYAIDDTGFPKDGYDSPGVARMYCGALGKRGNCQIGVSVNLVSDRASAAVDWRLFIPESWDDAENSGDTLLAEAIRRRRARAGIPDRVRHREKWRQALEMLDEVRNQWELPDLPVVADAGYGDTTGFRLGLTERGLAYAVAVKGTTSAYPGDVRPERPPYSGRGRPPRPAYPMPHSSLRDLVLAAGRRAARTVTWRQGSKMGPRNPRAEMRSRFVALRVRPANRDIPRDVDGSLPECWLLAEWPPGAAEPTDYWLSTLPADTPLRELVRIAKIRWRIEHDYRELKDGLGLDHFEGRTYLGWHRHVTLTALAQAFCTMLRLDPKVPAPA; this is encoded by the coding sequence ATGGACGAGGTCCGTCCGCGCTTGGAGGCGTTCGCGGCCGAGATGCTCGGCTCGCTCGCGCGGCGGGACCAGCGGGCCAAGGGCGAGCTGTATGTGCGCGGGCTGATGCTGGATGGCAAACGGAAGTCGATGCAGCCGATGGCTGAGCGCCTGCGTGTGGACCACCAGCAGTTGCAGCAGTTCGTCTCCTCCTCCACCTGGGACTACGTCGAGGTGCGACGGCGGGTGGCCCGGTGGGCGGCGGCGCACATCGCCCCGGAGGCGTACGCGATCGACGACACCGGTTTCCCCAAGGACGGCTACGACTCCCCAGGGGTGGCCCGGATGTATTGCGGCGCCTTGGGCAAGCGCGGCAACTGCCAGATAGGGGTGAGCGTCAACCTGGTGTCCGACCGCGCCTCGGCGGCGGTGGACTGGCGGTTGTTCATCCCTGAGAGCTGGGACGATGCCGAAAACAGCGGCGATACGCTGCTGGCGGAGGCGATCCGGCGTCGGCGGGCGAGGGCGGGCATCCCTGACCGGGTCCGACACCGCGAGAAGTGGCGCCAGGCGCTGGAGATGCTCGACGAAGTTCGCAATCAGTGGGAACTGCCGGATCTGCCGGTGGTCGCCGATGCCGGTTACGGCGATACCACCGGCTTCCGCCTGGGCCTGACCGAGCGTGGCCTGGCCTACGCGGTCGCCGTCAAGGGCACCACGAGCGCCTACCCGGGTGACGTGCGGCCCGAGCGCCCGCCCTACAGCGGCCGGGGCCGCCCGCCCCGGCCCGCCTACCCGATGCCGCACAGCAGCCTGCGCGATCTCGTCCTGGCCGCGGGACGAAGAGCCGCTCGCACCGTCACCTGGCGTCAGGGCAGCAAGATGGGCCCGCGCAACCCGCGCGCCGAGATGCGCTCGCGCTTCGTGGCCCTGCGCGTGCGCCCGGCCAACCGCGACATCCCCCGTGATGTCGACGGCAGTCTGCCCGAGTGCTGGCTGCTGGCCGAATGGCCACCCGGCGCCGCCGAGCCGACCGACTACTGGCTCTCCACCCTGCCCGCCGACACCCCGCTACGCGAACTGGTCCGTATCGCCAAGATCAGATGGCGCATCGAGCACGACTACCGGGAATTGAAAGACGGCCTGGGCCTGGACCACTTCGAAGGCCGCACCTACCTCGGCTGGCACCGCCACGTCACCCTCACAGCCCTCGCCCAGGCCTTCTGTACCATGCTCCGCCTCGACCCAAAAGTCCCTGCGCCGGCCTGA
- a CDS encoding PepSY domain-containing protein → MKRNIVIATVAAAALIGGGTATALAVTDDGTAPALRSSPRAADDDRADHVRHDGDTRTDDRTGTDDRTGADDRTGADDPTRTDDHPHPDDRTRTGHHASGTDDHGDDAARLRSARVTAAEALATALRHTPGTAASADLDDDRSTPTWEIGILATGGTWYEVRVDAGTGKVVSSRTEPGHRGGRDD, encoded by the coding sequence ATGAAGCGCAACATCGTCATCGCCACCGTGGCGGCCGCGGCCCTGATCGGGGGCGGCACGGCGACGGCGCTCGCCGTCACGGACGACGGCACGGCCCCCGCCCTCCGGTCGTCGCCTCGGGCGGCGGACGACGACCGAGCGGACCACGTGCGCCACGACGGCGACACCCGTACGGACGACCGGACGGGGACGGACGACCGGACCGGGGCGGACGACCGGACCGGGGCGGACGATCCCACCCGGACGGACGACCACCCTCACCCGGACGACCGCACCCGAACGGGGCATCACGCTTCCGGCACGGACGATCACGGCGACGACGCCGCACGGTTGAGGTCCGCCCGGGTGACGGCGGCCGAAGCCCTCGCCACGGCGCTGCGCCACACGCCGGGCACCGCCGCCTCCGCCGACCTGGACGACGACCGCTCCACCCCGACGTGGGAGATCGGGATCCTCGCCACCGGCGGCACCTGGTACGAGGTACGCGTCGACGCGGGCACGGGCAAGGTCGTCTCCTCCCGCACGGAGCCGGGGCACCGGGGCGGCCGGGACGACTGA
- a CDS encoding response regulator transcription factor, producing the protein MRLLIVEDEKRLALSLAKGLTAEGYAVDVVHDGAEGLHRASEGAYDLVVLDIMLPGMNGYRVCAALRAAGHDVPILMLTAKDGEYDEAEGLDTGADDYLTKPFSYVVLVARVKALLRRGRAAHPPVRVLGELTVDTAARRVFRGADEVALTAKEFSVLEQLVLRAGQVVSKAEILEHVWDFAYDGDPNIVEVYVSTLRRKLGAAFIRTVRGAGYRLEAR; encoded by the coding sequence ATGCGCCTGTTGATCGTGGAGGACGAGAAGCGGCTGGCCCTGTCGCTCGCCAAGGGACTGACGGCCGAGGGGTACGCCGTGGACGTCGTCCACGACGGAGCCGAGGGACTGCACCGGGCGAGCGAGGGCGCCTACGACCTCGTCGTCCTCGACATCATGCTGCCCGGCATGAACGGCTATCGCGTCTGCGCCGCACTGCGCGCCGCCGGACACGACGTGCCGATCCTCATGCTCACCGCGAAGGACGGCGAGTACGACGAGGCGGAGGGGCTGGACACGGGCGCCGACGACTACCTGACCAAGCCGTTCTCGTACGTGGTGCTGGTGGCCCGGGTGAAGGCGCTGCTGCGGCGCGGGCGGGCCGCCCACCCCCCGGTGCGGGTCCTGGGCGAGCTGACCGTCGACACCGCCGCCCGGCGCGTCTTCCGCGGCGCGGACGAGGTCGCCCTCACGGCCAAGGAGTTCTCGGTCCTGGAGCAGCTCGTGCTGCGGGCCGGACAGGTCGTCTCGAAGGCCGAGATCCTCGAACACGTCTGGGACTTCGCCTACGACGGGGACCCGAACATAGTCGAGGTCTACGTGAGCACCCTGCGGCGCAAGCTCGGGGCGGCGTTCATCCGGACGGTGCGCGGGGCCGGCTACCGGCTGGAAGCGCGATGA
- a CDS encoding cell wall metabolism sensor histidine kinase WalK, with protein sequence MRRLFGSVRAKATLGATVVVAIALVAAGTAVLLSLRSNLNGQAGTQAERSAREVAADLSGGASYDRLRLDDDQRPVQVVDAKGVLVAASEDLRRISGTGTLAVKPRPRQTAPAGSAGDAADDKSGDDHGGEDKGGDTSGDDEGGDGRGKDGRGRGGGEDDDYSSLEPGQIGAEVSFSEGSATLDGDTADYRFAAVEVSVKSKGALTVYAGAPLSAEQGAVRTALTVMLIGFPLLLAVVAAVTWRVTRRALRPVEGIRSEMAAITASEDLARRVPVPDTQDEVAGLARTTNETLAALETSVERQRRFVADASHELRSPIASLRTQLEVGAAHPELLDVTGAVEDTVRLQRLAADLLLLARLDAGERPSGTRFDLTALAREEVSRRPGVTVEGASAEVVGSRGQLVRLLGNLLDNARRHARSRVAVTLRTEGPWAVLEVADDGAGVPADDRERIFERFVRLDEARSRDDGGAGLGLAIARDVALRHGGTLTVGEARGGGALFTLRLPGPAA encoded by the coding sequence ATGAGACGGCTCTTCGGATCCGTCCGGGCCAAGGCCACGCTCGGCGCGACCGTCGTGGTGGCCATCGCGCTCGTGGCCGCGGGCACCGCGGTCCTGCTGTCCCTGCGGTCCAACCTGAACGGCCAGGCCGGCACCCAGGCGGAGCGCAGCGCCCGCGAGGTCGCGGCGGACCTGTCCGGCGGGGCGTCCTACGACCGGCTGCGGCTGGACGACGACCAGCGTCCCGTCCAGGTGGTCGACGCGAAGGGCGTACTGGTCGCCGCCAGCGAGGATCTGCGGCGGATCAGCGGCACGGGGACCCTCGCGGTGAAGCCGCGGCCCCGGCAGACGGCCCCCGCGGGGAGCGCCGGTGACGCTGCGGACGACAAGAGCGGCGACGACCACGGAGGCGAGGACAAAGGCGGCGACACGAGCGGGGACGACGAAGGCGGCGACGGCCGGGGGAAGGACGGGCGGGGGCGCGGCGGCGGCGAGGACGACGACTACTCCTCTCTCGAACCCGGCCAGATCGGCGCCGAGGTGAGCTTCAGCGAGGGGTCCGCCACGCTCGACGGGGACACGGCGGACTACCGGTTCGCCGCCGTCGAGGTGAGCGTCAAGAGCAAGGGCGCGCTGACCGTGTACGCCGGCGCACCGCTCTCCGCCGAACAGGGCGCCGTACGCACGGCCCTGACGGTCATGCTGATCGGGTTCCCGCTGTTGCTGGCGGTGGTGGCCGCCGTGACCTGGCGGGTCACCCGGCGCGCACTGCGGCCCGTCGAGGGCATCCGGAGCGAGATGGCCGCCATCACGGCCTCCGAGGACCTCGCACGGCGCGTGCCCGTGCCGGATACCCAGGACGAGGTCGCCGGCCTGGCACGGACCACCAACGAGACGCTGGCCGCGCTGGAGACGTCCGTCGAGCGGCAGCGCCGGTTCGTCGCCGACGCCTCGCACGAACTGCGCAGCCCCATCGCCTCCCTGCGCACCCAGCTCGAAGTGGGCGCCGCGCACCCGGAACTGCTGGATGTGACAGGGGCCGTCGAGGACACCGTACGGCTGCAGCGGCTCGCCGCCGATCTGCTGCTGCTCGCCCGGCTGGACGCGGGGGAGCGGCCCTCGGGCACCCGGTTCGACCTGACGGCGCTCGCCCGGGAGGAGGTGTCCCGGCGCCCGGGGGTGACGGTGGAGGGCGCGAGCGCCGAAGTCGTCGGATCCCGGGGGCAGTTGGTGCGGCTGCTCGGCAATCTGCTGGACAACGCCCGGCGGCATGCGCGCAGCCGGGTCGCGGTCACCCTGCGTACCGAGGGCCCGTGGGCCGTTCTGGAGGTCGCCGACGACGGCGCGGGTGTCCCCGCCGACGATCGCGAGCGGATCTTCGAGCGGTTCGTGCGGCTCGACGAGGCCCGCAGCCGGGACGACGGCGGGGCCGGTCTGGGCCTCGCCATCGCCCGCGATGTGGCACTGCGCCACGGCGGCACACTCACCGTCGGCGAAGCCCGGGGAGGCGGAGCGCTCTTCACACTCCGGCTGCCCGGCCCCGCCGCCTGA
- a CDS encoding MarR family winged helix-turn-helix transcriptional regulator, giving the protein METETATRWLTDAEQCAWRTHLEVNRLLTYQLERDLQPFGLTMNDYEILVNLSESEGVRLRMSDLAAATLQSKSRLSHQITRMENADLVRRENCESDRRGLYAVLTEHGLETMKKVAPHHVASVRRHFMDLLSPEALEELHKSLQPIAEHLRGQRGKP; this is encoded by the coding sequence ATGGAGACCGAGACGGCCACGCGCTGGCTGACCGATGCGGAGCAGTGCGCCTGGCGCACCCACCTGGAGGTCAACAGGCTGTTGACGTACCAGCTCGAGAGGGACCTGCAGCCGTTCGGGCTGACGATGAACGACTACGAGATCCTGGTGAACCTCTCCGAATCGGAGGGCGTCCGGCTGCGGATGAGCGACCTCGCGGCCGCCACCCTCCAGTCGAAGAGCCGCCTCTCGCACCAGATCACCCGCATGGAGAACGCGGACCTGGTCAGGCGGGAGAACTGCGAGTCCGACCGCCGGGGTCTGTACGCCGTCCTCACCGAGCACGGCCTGGAGACGATGAAGAAGGTCGCCCCGCACCATGTGGCGTCCGTCCGCAGGCACTTCATGGACCTGCTGTCCCCCGAGGCCCTGGAAGAACTGCACAAGTCCCTGCAGCCGATCGCGGAACACCTGCGGGGGCAACGCGGCAAGCCGTGA
- a CDS encoding AIM24 family protein, translating into MSAYGTPGGPTVHDPMTLPADDNVNKYTFCVELKGSQWFLQKGKMIAYYGSMEFNGVGHGRLDRLVRSSFHSPLHASDWVVADGSGKMLLADRAFDVNSYDLDDGNLTIRSGNLLAFQPSLALKQSIVPGFLTLIGTGKFVAASNGPVVFMEPPIRVDPQALVGWADCPSPCHHYDHGYMTGVMGGLRALTGLGGASGEEHQFEFVGAGTVLLQSTEILMAEQATGAVPHEPGVPGAGGTPGHQGQHGQQSAAPRLPGQLGDLQRRFGL; encoded by the coding sequence GTGAGCGCGTACGGGACTCCCGGTGGCCCCACGGTCCACGACCCCATGACGTTGCCCGCCGACGACAACGTCAACAAGTACACCTTCTGCGTGGAGCTCAAGGGGAGCCAGTGGTTCCTGCAGAAGGGCAAGATGATCGCCTACTACGGGTCGATGGAGTTCAACGGCGTCGGACACGGCCGACTCGACCGACTTGTCCGTTCGTCGTTCCATTCGCCTCTGCACGCGAGCGACTGGGTGGTGGCCGACGGTTCGGGCAAGATGCTCCTCGCCGACCGGGCCTTCGACGTGAATTCGTACGACCTGGACGACGGCAACCTGACCATTCGCTCGGGCAACCTGCTCGCTTTTCAGCCAAGTCTCGCGCTCAAGCAGTCGATCGTGCCGGGCTTTCTGACACTCATCGGAACCGGCAAGTTCGTGGCGGCATCGAACGGTCCGGTGGTGTTCATGGAACCCCCGATCCGGGTGGACCCTCAGGCACTGGTGGGCTGGGCCGACTGCCCGTCCCCGTGTCATCACTACGACCACGGGTACATGACGGGCGTCATGGGCGGCCTACGTGCACTGACAGGCCTTGGCGGGGCCTCCGGAGAGGAGCATCAGTTCGAGTTCGTCGGAGCCGGCACCGTGCTGCTCCAGTCCACGGAGATCCTGATGGCCGAGCAGGCCACCGGGGCCGTTCCGCACGAGCCGGGAGTGCCCGGCGCCGGCGGCACACCCGGTCACCAGGGCCAGCACGGACAGCAGTCCGCGGCACCGCGCCTTCCCGGACAGCTCGGAGACCTCCAGCGTCGCTTCGGGCTGTGA
- a CDS encoding AIM24 family protein: MPFREVNSKMIEATVLPGQRLFSQRGAMLAYKGEVSFTPNIQGGQGGVMSMLGRRVAGEATPLMTVEGSGTVLFGHGGHHIQVISLTGDTLYVEADRLLAFDGTLQQGTMFLGSQGGVMGMVRGQVTGQGLFTTTLKGHGAVAVMAHGGVIEVPITPQRPVHVDPQAYVAHHGDVRNKLSTALGWRDMVGRGSGEAFQLELSGSGAVYVQASEEKL; this comes from the coding sequence ATGCCGTTCCGCGAAGTGAACTCCAAGATGATCGAGGCGACGGTCCTGCCGGGCCAGCGCCTGTTCAGTCAGCGCGGCGCGATGCTCGCCTACAAGGGCGAGGTGTCCTTCACGCCCAACATCCAGGGCGGCCAGGGCGGGGTCATGTCGATGCTCGGCCGCCGGGTCGCGGGCGAGGCCACCCCGCTGATGACCGTCGAGGGCAGCGGCACGGTCCTGTTCGGGCACGGCGGCCATCACATCCAGGTGATCAGCCTCACGGGCGACACGCTCTACGTCGAGGCGGACCGGCTGCTGGCCTTCGACGGCACGCTCCAGCAGGGCACGATGTTCCTGGGCTCGCAGGGCGGGGTCATGGGCATGGTCCGCGGCCAGGTGACGGGCCAGGGCCTGTTCACCACAACCCTCAAGGGACACGGCGCGGTCGCAGTGATGGCGCACGGCGGGGTCATCGAGGTGCCGATCACCCCGCAGCGCCCGGTCCACGTCGACCCGCAGGCGTACGTCGCGCACCACGGCGACGTACGCAACAAGCTGTCCACGGCGCTCGGCTGGCGCGACATGGTGGGCCGCGGCTCGGGCGAGGCGTTCCAGCTGGAGCTGAGCGGCAGTGGTGCGGTGTACGTCCAGGCCTCGGAGGAGAAGCTGTGA
- a CDS encoding AIM24 family protein: MFRLQGSKVLAVDMTGDAVKAKNGSMVAYDGQMAFKKLSGGGEGIRGMVTRRLTGEQMTVMEVKGHGTCWFADRASEINLVSLRGDKLYVESSNLLATDAGLRTGTTFTGLRGASQGNGLFTTTVEGHGQAAIMSDGPAVVLRVSSQYPLTVDPGAYIAHQGNVRQSFQAGVTFRTFMGEGGGEAFQIRFEGDGLVYVQPSERNTIAGDL, encoded by the coding sequence ATGTTCCGACTTCAAGGCAGCAAGGTGCTGGCCGTCGACATGACCGGGGACGCCGTGAAGGCGAAGAACGGCTCGATGGTCGCGTACGACGGTCAGATGGCCTTCAAGAAGCTGAGCGGCGGCGGTGAGGGGATCCGCGGGATGGTGACGCGGCGCCTGACCGGCGAGCAGATGACGGTGATGGAGGTGAAGGGGCACGGGACCTGCTGGTTCGCGGACCGGGCGAGCGAGATCAACCTGGTGAGCCTGCGGGGCGACAAGCTGTACGTCGAGTCCAGCAATCTCCTCGCGACCGACGCCGGGCTGCGCACGGGCACGACCTTCACGGGGCTGCGCGGCGCCTCCCAGGGCAACGGTCTGTTCACGACCACCGTCGAGGGCCACGGCCAGGCGGCGATCATGTCCGACGGGCCGGCGGTGGTGCTGCGCGTCAGCTCCCAGTACCCGCTGACGGTGGACCCGGGCGCGTACATCGCGCACCAGGGCAACGTCAGGCAGTCCTTCCAGGCCGGTGTGACGTTCCGCACATTCATGGGCGAGGGCGGCGGCGAGGCCTTCCAGATCCGCTTCGAGGGCGACGGCCTGGTCTACGTACAGCCCAGTGAGCGCAACACGATCGCGGGGGATCTGTGA
- a CDS encoding DUF3817 domain-containing protein, which yields MDIKTATALRRLRLVSAPEAVSFLLLLVCSVLKRTTDFNAVPVMGAIHGVLFILYVIFWADAWNRARWSAGTGILYFVLSVLPTGGFFAERKLRRETEDAVIASRARREGVVGSS from the coding sequence GTGGACATAAAGACCGCCACCGCCCTCCGCCGCCTCCGCCTGGTCTCGGCCCCCGAGGCCGTCTCCTTCCTGCTGCTGCTCGTCTGCTCGGTACTGAAGCGGACCACGGACTTCAACGCGGTGCCCGTCATGGGCGCGATCCACGGTGTGCTCTTCATCCTCTACGTGATCTTCTGGGCGGACGCCTGGAACCGCGCGCGGTGGAGCGCCGGGACCGGGATCCTCTACTTCGTCCTCTCCGTGCTGCCCACCGGCGGGTTCTTCGCCGAGCGCAAGCTGCGGCGCGAGACCGAGGACGCGGTCATCGCCTCCCGCGCCCGCCGCGAGGGAGTCGTGGGGTCGTCGTGA
- a CDS encoding MTH1187 family thiamine-binding protein — protein sequence MIVAFSVTPLGVGEDVGEYVADAVRVVRASGLPNRTDAMFTSVEGEWDEVMDVVKRAVAAVEARAPRVSVVLKADIRPGVTDGLTSKVETVERHLSA from the coding sequence GTGATCGTCGCCTTCTCCGTGACGCCGCTCGGTGTCGGCGAGGACGTGGGGGAGTACGTCGCCGACGCCGTCCGGGTCGTCCGGGCGTCGGGGCTGCCGAACCGCACCGACGCCATGTTCACCTCCGTCGAGGGGGAGTGGGACGAGGTGATGGACGTGGTCAAGCGTGCCGTCGCCGCCGTCGAGGCCCGGGCGCCGCGCGTCTCCGTCGTCCTCAAGGCGGACATCCGCCCCGGCGTCACGGACGGTCTGACCTCGAAGGTGGAGACGGTCGAGCGGCATCTGTCCGCCTAG
- a CDS encoding MarR family winged helix-turn-helix transcriptional regulator encodes MPKPLSLAFDPIARADELWQQRWGSVPSMAAITSIMRAHQILLAEVDAVVKPYGLTFARYEALVLLTFSKAGELPMSKIGERLMVHPTSVTNTVDRLVRSGLVDKRPNPNDGRGTLASITEKGREVCDAATRDLMEMDFGLGVYDSEECGEIFAMLRPLRVSAHDFDDE; translated from the coding sequence GTGCCGAAGCCGCTCAGCCTTGCCTTCGATCCCATCGCCCGCGCCGACGAACTCTGGCAACAGCGCTGGGGATCCGTGCCGTCCATGGCCGCGATCACCTCGATCATGCGCGCACACCAGATCCTGCTCGCCGAGGTCGACGCGGTCGTCAAGCCGTACGGACTGACCTTCGCGCGCTACGAGGCCCTGGTGCTGCTCACCTTCTCCAAGGCCGGCGAACTGCCGATGTCCAAGATCGGCGAGCGGCTGATGGTGCACCCCACCTCCGTCACGAACACCGTGGACCGCCTGGTGCGGTCCGGGCTCGTCGACAAGCGGCCCAACCCCAACGACGGGCGGGGCACGCTCGCCTCCATCACCGAGAAGGGCCGCGAGGTCTGCGACGCGGCGACCCGCGACCTGATGGAGATGGACTTCGGGCTCGGGGTGTACGACTCCGAGGAGTGCGGGGAGATCTTCGCGATGCTGCGGCCGCTGCGGGTCTCGGCGCACGACTTCGACGACGAGTAG
- a CDS encoding DUF3817 domain-containing protein, whose protein sequence is MKKSVLTRYRVMAYVTGVLLVLLTLGVIAKYVLDMNGAVDFTRVVAIAHGWLYVVYLVFAFDLGAKAKWPVGKQLWVLLAGTIPTAAFFVERKVSRELESKITDDSPVVAKA, encoded by the coding sequence ATGAAGAAGAGCGTGCTGACCCGCTACCGCGTGATGGCCTACGTCACCGGTGTGCTGCTGGTCCTGCTGACCCTCGGTGTGATCGCCAAGTACGTGCTCGACATGAACGGTGCCGTGGACTTCACCCGCGTCGTCGCCATCGCGCACGGCTGGCTCTACGTCGTCTACCTCGTGTTCGCCTTCGACCTGGGCGCCAAGGCGAAGTGGCCGGTCGGCAAGCAGCTGTGGGTGCTGCTGGCCGGGACGATCCCGACGGCGGCGTTCTTCGTGGAGCGCAAGGTCAGCCGCGAGCTGGAGTCGAAGATCACGGACGATTCCCCCGTGGTCGCCAAGGCCTAG